From the Solanum stenotomum isolate F172 chromosome 4, ASM1918654v1, whole genome shotgun sequence genome, one window contains:
- the LOC125863066 gene encoding uncharacterized protein LOC125863066 isoform X2, which produces MMEKFLPVGRFDDFRCSGDSILLLSGPPSSGKTSLVFQFAINSATATAGNVVFICNRRKLESKPPYLAQGIDASSDVINRIQMKNCQERYNNTRGRDLAMVLVLALCRNAILCANEKGSCQLLLSDTHNGDSPRLLYLYKRWVSSIYIIKEDGFGSYLIRSLGVAKYATTKLAKYSIALQYLVYEGITKDGEQSDE; this is translated from the exons ATGATGGAGAAATTCTTACCTGTTGGACGATTTGATGATTTTCGCTGCAGTGGTGACTCAATTCTCCTCCTTTCTGGCCCTCCCTCATC AGGGAAGACCTCTTTAGTTTTCCAATTCGCAATTAACTCTGCAACTGCTACCGCCGGTAATGTTGTCTTCATTTGCAACCGTCGGAAGTTGGAGAGTAAACCCCCTTATTTAGCTCAG GGAATTGATGCGTCTTCTGATGTTATTAACCGTATTCAGATGAA AAACTGTCAAGAGAGATACAATAATACTCGAGGAAGGGATTTGGCGATGGTTCTGGTATTGGCCTTATGTCGTAATGCTATTTTATGTGCTAA TGAAAAGGGGTCATGTCAGCTTCTACTTTCCGATACTCATAATGGTGACTCCCCAAGGTTGTTATACCTTTATAAGAGATGGGTCTCCTCTATCTACATAATCAAAG AGGATGGCTTCGGATCATATCTTATTAGGAGTTTGGGTGTTGCTAAATATGCGACAACTAAACTTGCAAAATACTCCATAGCTCTTCAGTATTTGGTTTATGAAGGTATTACAAAAGATGGAGAGCAGTCAGATGAATGA
- the LOC125863066 gene encoding uncharacterized protein LOC125863066 isoform X1 has product MMEKFLPVGRFDDFRCSGDSILLLSGPPSSGKTSLVFQFAINSATATAGNVVFICNRRKLESKPPYLAQGIDASSDVINRIQMKYVDDEEGIKKYFAAFHMHDPAPVSVIIDDFADFFDQGNCQERYNNTRGRDLAMVLVLALCRNAILCANEKGSCQLLLSDTHNGDSPRLLYLYKRWVSSIYIIKEDGFGSYLIRSLGVAKYATTKLAKYSIALQYLVYEGITKDGEQSDE; this is encoded by the exons ATGATGGAGAAATTCTTACCTGTTGGACGATTTGATGATTTTCGCTGCAGTGGTGACTCAATTCTCCTCCTTTCTGGCCCTCCCTCATC AGGGAAGACCTCTTTAGTTTTCCAATTCGCAATTAACTCTGCAACTGCTACCGCCGGTAATGTTGTCTTCATTTGCAACCGTCGGAAGTTGGAGAGTAAACCCCCTTATTTAGCTCAG GGAATTGATGCGTCTTCTGATGTTATTAACCGTATTCAGATGAA GTATGTAGACGACGAAGAAGGAATTAAGAAATACTTTGCTGCATTCCATATGCATGATCCTGCTCCAGTTTCAGTAATTATTGAtgattttgctgatttttttgATCAAGG AAACTGTCAAGAGAGATACAATAATACTCGAGGAAGGGATTTGGCGATGGTTCTGGTATTGGCCTTATGTCGTAATGCTATTTTATGTGCTAA TGAAAAGGGGTCATGTCAGCTTCTACTTTCCGATACTCATAATGGTGACTCCCCAAGGTTGTTATACCTTTATAAGAGATGGGTCTCCTCTATCTACATAATCAAAG AGGATGGCTTCGGATCATATCTTATTAGGAGTTTGGGTGTTGCTAAATATGCGACAACTAAACTTGCAAAATACTCCATAGCTCTTCAGTATTTGGTTTATGAAGGTATTACAAAAGATGGAGAGCAGTCAGATGAATGA